One stretch of Deinococcus ficus DNA includes these proteins:
- a CDS encoding metal ABC transporter substrate-binding protein, whose translation MRALRAAALAAALGLGLGSPAGALTVVASFQPLYDVLTRVAGPGVQVERMAPAGSSPHTFDPTVRDIHRLREADLAVMAGLGADSWLDRYVRASGSRARVLKLGETMTFAKLRVGAATDPHWWLDASLMAQAALRMGADLAAVDPANADRYARNARREAQALNALHGELRRTLAPVRGEKLVTFHNAFGYFARAYGLEVAATIAPLHGVEPSVQSMVRAVQVIRASGARAVFSEPQLPPGPAGTVAREAGVPLYTLDPEGGPAAPTYPQMMRLNRDTLLRALR comes from the coding sequence GTGAGGGCGCTGCGCGCGGCCGCGCTGGCCGCCGCGCTGGGTCTGGGGCTGGGCAGCCCGGCCGGCGCCCTGACCGTGGTGGCGTCCTTCCAGCCGCTGTACGACGTGCTGACCCGTGTGGCCGGTCCCGGCGTGCAGGTGGAGCGCATGGCCCCGGCCGGCAGCAGCCCGCACACCTTCGACCCGACGGTGCGGGACATCCACCGCCTGCGCGAGGCGGACCTGGCCGTCATGGCAGGCCTGGGTGCGGACAGCTGGCTGGACCGGTACGTGCGCGCCAGCGGCAGCCGCGCCCGCGTGCTGAAACTCGGCGAGACCATGACCTTCGCGAAGCTGCGCGTGGGGGCCGCCACCGACCCGCACTGGTGGCTGGACGCCAGCCTGATGGCGCAGGCCGCGCTGCGCATGGGCGCGGACCTCGCGGCCGTGGACCCCGCGAACGCCGACCGGTATGCCCGCAACGCCCGCCGCGAGGCGCAGGCCCTGAACGCCCTGCACGGCGAACTGCGCCGCACGCTGGCCCCGGTGCGCGGGGAGAAACTGGTCACCTTTCACAACGCCTTCGGGTACTTCGCGCGGGCCTACGGCCTGGAGGTCGCCGCGACCATCGCGCCCCTGCACGGCGTGGAACCCAGCGTGCAGAGCATGGTGCGGGCCGTGCAGGTGATCCGCGCGTCGGGCGCGCGGGCGGTGTTCTCCGAACCGCAGCTGCCGCCCGGGCCGGCCGGCACGGTCGCCCGGGAGGCCGGCGTGCCGCTGTACACCCTGGACCCGGAGGGCGGCCCGGCCGCACCCACGTACCCGCAGATGATGCGGCTCAACCGCGACACGCTCCTGCGCGCCCTGCGCTGA
- a CDS encoding CobW family GTP-binding protein, with the protein MTSPLPERIGVTVIGGFLGAGKTTLVNHLIRTSFRRLGVIVNEFGTAGVDGQLIQALTDDVQELTAGCLCCTGREDLLRALVHLAHRAHQDGAPPNHVLIELSGVADPVPVLHTLLDPMVRGVFRLRSLVAVADARFLTRTLADHPEAALQLAYATTVVLNKTDLVPPAALEAAADTVGALNPLARVLHAEHGHVDAPALLDTAGFDADWTPPPVQTRHTPGLKTVTLEADRPLSARGWHDLIGRIAGRPGQVLRVKGHVSLAGQGTRLLLHAVRDVITVDRTEEKQNGRSRVVMIGRDLDAQEERAAFAQAMDAPRALILPRRAAPAGGRGVRR; encoded by the coding sequence ATGACCAGCCCGCTCCCCGAACGCATCGGCGTGACCGTCATCGGCGGCTTCCTCGGCGCGGGCAAGACCACCCTGGTCAACCACCTGATCCGCACGTCCTTCCGGCGGCTGGGCGTGATCGTGAACGAGTTCGGCACGGCCGGCGTGGACGGCCAGCTGATCCAGGCCCTCACCGACGACGTGCAGGAACTCACCGCCGGCTGCCTGTGCTGCACCGGCCGCGAGGACCTGCTGCGCGCCCTGGTGCACCTCGCCCACCGCGCCCACCAGGACGGCGCCCCACCCAACCACGTCCTGATCGAACTGAGCGGCGTGGCCGACCCGGTGCCCGTGCTGCACACGCTGCTGGACCCCATGGTCCGGGGCGTGTTCCGGCTGCGCAGCCTGGTGGCCGTGGCGGACGCCCGCTTCCTGACCCGCACCCTCGCCGATCACCCCGAAGCGGCCCTGCAACTCGCGTACGCCACGACCGTCGTGCTGAACAAGACCGACCTGGTGCCCCCCGCCGCCCTGGAGGCCGCTGCCGACACGGTCGGCGCCCTGAACCCCCTGGCGCGCGTGCTGCACGCCGAACACGGCCACGTGGACGCGCCCGCGCTGCTGGACACTGCCGGTTTCGACGCCGACTGGACGCCGCCGCCCGTGCAGACGCGCCACACCCCGGGCCTGAAGACCGTCACTCTGGAAGCCGACCGGCCCCTGAGTGCCCGCGGCTGGCACGACCTGATCGGCCGGATCGCCGGCCGGCCGGGGCAGGTGCTGCGCGTCAAGGGGCACGTGAGTCTCGCCGGGCAGGGCACGCGGCTGCTGCTGCACGCCGTGCGGGACGTGATCACCGTGGACCGCACCGAAGAAAAGCAAAACGGCCGCAGCCGGGTGGTCATGATCGGCCGGGACCTGGACGCGCAGGAGGAACGCGCCGCGTTCGCGCAGGCCATGGACGCCCCCCGGGCTCTGATCCTGCCGCGCCGGGCCGCGCCGGCCGGCGGCCGGGGCGTGCGCCGGTGA
- a CDS encoding molybdopterin-dependent oxidoreductase, with amino-acid sequence MTLPPGQRVLPGPMPRYGLPKYVQQVPQPPEAVRLSVHGHVTFPLIVLPADLQALPRQELTRDFHCVTTWTVPGVQWAGWAFRDVWEALLAPVARPGVTHVQFRALDGYRVSVPLEELLRGGVLLADTLNGQPLGVRHGAPLRLVAPQLYGAKNIKHLTALELLTGPPHASLAGRLLIHPRGQVDLEERSSLPPQRFWRWLYAAQLPAFLRHTARLDRTGGG; translated from the coding sequence ATGACACTTCCTCCCGGGCAGCGTGTCCTTCCCGGCCCCATGCCGCGCTACGGCCTGCCGAAGTACGTGCAGCAGGTGCCGCAGCCGCCCGAAGCGGTGCGCCTGAGTGTCCACGGACACGTCACCTTTCCTCTGATCGTGTTGCCCGCGGATCTTCAGGCGCTGCCCCGGCAGGAGCTCACCCGCGACTTTCACTGCGTGACCACCTGGACGGTGCCCGGCGTGCAGTGGGCCGGCTGGGCCTTCCGGGACGTCTGGGAGGCGCTGCTGGCCCCCGTTGCCCGGCCCGGCGTGACGCACGTGCAGTTTCGCGCGCTGGACGGCTACCGCGTCAGCGTGCCGCTGGAGGAACTGCTGCGTGGGGGCGTGCTGCTGGCCGACACCCTGAACGGCCAGCCCCTGGGCGTGCGGCACGGCGCACCGCTGCGGCTGGTCGCGCCGCAACTGTACGGCGCCAAGAACATCAAGCACCTCACGGCGCTGGAGCTGCTCACCGGGCCGCCGCACGCCTCCCTGGCCGGGCGGCTGCTGATTCACCCGCGGGGCCAGGTGGACCTGGAGGAACGCAGCAGCCTGCCGCCCCAGCGCTTCTGGAGGTGGCTGTACGCGGCGCAGCTGCCGGCCTTCCTGCGGCACACCGCGCGGCTGGACCGGACCGGCGGGGGATGA
- a CDS encoding TetR/AcrR family transcriptional regulator: MSRRTKQDWLRGGFEVLTHQGSDALTVENLVTHMRVTKGSFYHHFGSLAQFRTELIAFLERSGFSDVIDTIPTHLPAAQQLALITADLSRRDPVYDKAVRLWGERDPEAAALVARVDAARLTYLTALFTDLTGHPDQGQLFARLAYAFYLGTAQIQPRIMGQEYSDMIALLTRLLPQERP, encoded by the coding sequence GTGAGTCGCCGAACGAAACAGGACTGGCTGCGCGGCGGCTTCGAGGTCCTCACGCACCAGGGCAGCGACGCCCTCACCGTCGAGAACCTCGTCACGCACATGCGCGTCACCAAGGGGTCCTTCTACCATCACTTCGGCAGCCTCGCGCAGTTCAGGACCGAACTGATCGCCTTCCTCGAACGCAGCGGCTTCAGCGACGTCATCGACACCATTCCCACCCACCTGCCCGCCGCCCAGCAGCTCGCCCTGATCACCGCCGACCTCAGCCGCCGGGACCCGGTGTACGACAAAGCCGTGCGCCTCTGGGGTGAACGGGACCCCGAAGCGGCCGCCCTGGTCGCCCGGGTGGACGCCGCCCGGCTGACCTACCTCACCGCCCTGTTCACCGACCTGACCGGCCATCCTGACCAGGGCCAGCTGTTCGCGCGCCTGGCCTACGCCTTCTACCTGGGCACCGCCCAGATTCAGCCGCGGATCATGGGCCAGGAGTACTCGGACATGATCGCCCTGCTCACCCGCCTTCTGCCCCAGGAGCGCCCATGA
- a CDS encoding DUF2867 domain-containing protein produces the protein MTLPASLTAALGHADHMDALSTEADRPLLPLIEELLTFQPPWLTALYHLRRVLLGLAGHRTGVPPRGARPRVPTRPGEQAAFFTVEDAGPTHWLAGATEAHLTARLAVLQTPGTARRYRYRVVTVVQYHNRLGRVYFALIQPFHELVVRAMLRRAARNAS, from the coding sequence GTGACCCTGCCCGCCTCCCTGACCGCGGCCCTGGGCCACGCCGACCACATGGACGCCCTGAGCACCGAAGCGGACCGGCCCCTGCTGCCCTTAATCGAGGAACTGCTGACCTTCCAGCCGCCCTGGCTGACCGCGCTGTACCACCTGCGCCGGGTCCTGCTGGGCCTCGCCGGGCACCGCACCGGCGTGCCTCCGCGCGGCGCCCGCCCGCGCGTCCCCACCCGGCCCGGCGAGCAGGCCGCCTTCTTCACCGTGGAGGACGCCGGGCCCACCCACTGGCTGGCCGGCGCCACCGAAGCCCACCTCACCGCCCGGCTGGCCGTGCTCCAGACCCCCGGCACCGCCCGCCGCTACCGCTACCGGGTGGTCACGGTCGTGCAGTACCACAACCGGCTCGGCCGGGTGTACTTCGCCCTGATCCAGCCCTTTCACGAGCTCGTGGTGCGGGCCATGCTGCGCCGCGCCGCCCGGAACGCCTCATGA
- a CDS encoding SDR family oxidoreductase, whose translation MTRVLVTGAGGQLGRALLPLLTPHTAVTALGRRAGPSGPHLTWTPHDLLQGPPDLAGVDTVIHLATNALKPGQDERMTRHVIQAAQAAGSRHVLYMSIVGLERMQAAPYYAEKLRCEALLEGSGLPLTILRATQFTEFLDGLLGMLRLGPLQLVPTGVTLQPLPARAAAERLADLARQGPQGRVPDLCGPQSVRLDDVARARGGLTLPLPLPLPLFRAWQHGRACGPVP comes from the coding sequence ATGACCCGCGTCCTCGTCACGGGCGCCGGCGGCCAGCTCGGCCGCGCCCTCCTGCCCCTCCTCACGCCGCACACGGCCGTCACCGCGCTGGGCCGCCGCGCCGGCCCGTCCGGCCCCCACCTGACCTGGACCCCGCACGACCTGCTGCAGGGCCCCCCGGACCTCGCCGGTGTGGACACCGTCATCCACCTCGCCACGAACGCCCTGAAACCCGGGCAGGACGAGCGCATGACCCGCCACGTCATCCAGGCCGCGCAGGCGGCCGGCTCCCGCCACGTGCTGTACATGAGCATCGTGGGACTGGAACGCATGCAGGCTGCGCCGTACTACGCCGAGAAGCTGCGCTGCGAGGCGCTGCTGGAAGGCAGCGGCCTGCCCCTGACCATCCTGCGCGCCACGCAGTTCACGGAGTTTCTGGACGGGCTGCTGGGCATGCTCCGCCTCGGGCCGCTGCAACTTGTGCCGACCGGCGTGACGCTGCAACCCCTGCCCGCCCGGGCCGCCGCCGAGCGGCTCGCCGACCTCGCCCGGCAGGGCCCGCAAGGCCGCGTCCCGGACCTGTGCGGTCCGCAGTCGGTGCGCCTGGACGACGTGGCGCGCGCCCGCGGCGGGCTGACCCTGCCGCTCCCCCTGCCGCTGCCGCTCTTCCGGGCGTGGCAGCACGGGCGGGCCTGCGGGCCGGTCCCCTGA
- a CDS encoding acyltransferase, translating into MTAQTPALEPSVSPSAAPAASATHPGVVNTFRGLAILEVVSHHGSGLALRYMQPEWPLYTMLAVVNRTLHFAVPAFLFLTAVLLTRSLLRAPDFKRYLWRRLTRGAWPYLLWSTLFMGWYVLLGLRPPDTLTDPDRWALYLTQGKASYHLYFLLVALEAYLILPLFLGLARLRPPLWVAVGLGFAAQVGVYFLNRHWWHLAFPASHITWYLFPLIVGVAVAARHDEFPDWFRRHRLLLTGLLLAAAAAYVPQGVASLSGQPVVPMTYSVSAWLFTTFSAVMLYGLCRTWGGLTGRVGAVVAWFGMVSLQIYLLHPPLLQLAEQWWPPHGSGTQRVVTVTAFGLGALLLTALTGHGLLRLPALSRALFGR; encoded by the coding sequence ATGACCGCCCAGACCCCTGCCCTCGAACCCAGTGTTTCCCCGTCCGCTGCGCCGGCCGCCTCGGCCACGCACCCGGGCGTCGTGAACACGTTCCGGGGGCTGGCGATCCTGGAGGTCGTCTCCCACCACGGCAGCGGCCTGGCGCTGCGGTACATGCAGCCCGAATGGCCGCTGTACACCATGCTCGCGGTGGTGAACCGCACCCTGCACTTCGCGGTCCCGGCCTTCCTGTTCCTCACGGCGGTGCTCCTCACCCGCAGCCTGCTGCGCGCGCCCGACTTCAAACGGTACCTGTGGCGGCGCCTCACGCGCGGCGCATGGCCGTACCTGCTGTGGAGCACGCTGTTCATGGGCTGGTACGTCCTGCTGGGCCTGCGCCCCCCGGACACCCTCACCGACCCCGACCGCTGGGCGCTGTACCTCACGCAGGGCAAGGCCAGCTACCACCTGTACTTCCTGCTGGTGGCGCTGGAAGCCTACCTGATCCTGCCACTGTTCCTGGGGCTCGCGCGGCTGCGGCCACCGCTGTGGGTGGCGGTCGGCCTGGGGTTCGCCGCGCAGGTCGGCGTTTACTTCCTGAACCGCCACTGGTGGCACCTGGCCTTCCCGGCCAGCCACATTACCTGGTACCTGTTTCCCCTGATCGTCGGCGTGGCCGTCGCCGCGCGGCACGACGAGTTCCCAGACTGGTTCCGCCGCCACCGACTGCTGCTGACCGGCCTGCTGCTGGCCGCCGCGGCCGCGTACGTGCCGCAGGGCGTGGCCTCGCTCTCCGGGCAGCCGGTGGTGCCCATGACATACAGCGTCAGCGCGTGGCTGTTCACCACCTTCAGCGCGGTCATGCTGTACGGCCTGTGCCGCACCTGGGGGGGGCTAACCGGGCGCGTGGGGGCGGTGGTAGCGTGGTTCGGTATGGTCAGCCTGCAAATTTACCTGCTGCACCCGCCGCTGCTGCAACTGGCAGAGCAGTGGTGGCCGCCGCACGGCAGCGGCACGCAGCGCGTCGTCACGGTGACGGCGTTCGGACTCGGCGCCCTGCTGCTCACCGCCCTGACCGGGCACGGCCTGCTCAGACTCCCCGCGCTGTCCCGCGCGCTGTTCGGCAGGTGA
- a CDS encoding alpha/beta hydrolase has protein sequence MIPPARPLTFLAALATTLTLALPAAAQKRPADPVTWTTVGSSAAPSLLAVPAHCQQFSCALIVVSHPRAQTPERLRDSPEFTRLRDTLLAGNFAMLLSSDGGPTTWGSPQGLKHAGKAHQQARQAFMWNGRTYALGISMGGLMALRSTLPGGPYAVSGVALIDPWVNLVAAWHSAPSRQQEIREAYGPAADLKLIEEQDPLHLALQLPPLPLVLTSSMDDKVVSPLQNSELLAGHGDVTFSQHVRLTGPHLGGNRFTLQMGETLRTFFERLEQQAEVLVRRR, from the coding sequence GTGATCCCACCCGCCCGGCCGCTGACCTTCCTCGCCGCTCTCGCCACCACGCTCACCCTGGCCCTGCCGGCCGCCGCGCAGAAACGGCCCGCCGACCCCGTCACCTGGACCACCGTGGGCTCCAGCGCCGCCCCATCACTGCTGGCCGTGCCCGCCCACTGCCAGCAGTTCTCCTGCGCCCTGATCGTCGTGTCCCACCCGCGCGCCCAGACGCCCGAACGCCTGCGGGACAGCCCGGAATTCACGCGCCTGCGCGACACCTTGCTGGCCGGGAACTTCGCCATGCTGCTCAGCAGCGACGGCGGCCCCACCACCTGGGGCAGCCCCCAGGGCCTCAAGCACGCCGGCAAGGCCCACCAGCAGGCCCGGCAGGCGTTCATGTGGAACGGCCGGACCTACGCGCTCGGGATCAGTATGGGCGGCCTGATGGCCCTGCGCAGCACCCTGCCGGGCGGACCGTACGCGGTCAGCGGCGTGGCCCTCATCGACCCCTGGGTGAACCTCGTGGCCGCCTGGCACAGCGCCCCCTCCCGGCAGCAGGAGATCCGTGAGGCGTACGGCCCGGCCGCGGACCTGAAGCTCATCGAGGAGCAGGACCCCCTGCACCTCGCGCTGCAACTCCCACCCCTGCCGCTGGTTCTCACCTCCAGCATGGACGACAAGGTCGTCAGCCCCCTGCAGAACAGTGAATTGCTCGCCGGGCACGGTGACGTGACCTTCAGCCAGCACGTGCGCCTCACCGGCCCGCACCTGGGCGGGAACCGCTTCACGCTGCAGATGGGCGAGACGCTGCGCACGTTCTTTGAGCGTCTGGAGCAGCAGGCCGAGGTGCTCGTCCGCCGACGCTGA
- a CDS encoding KGG domain-containing protein: MDPERQREIASEGGRAAHESGNAHEFTSEEAREAGRKGGEAVSQDREHMAEIGRKGGEASHGGGNGGGGNGGGQGGNQGGGGQGGGNSGGGQGGGGNSGGQGGGGGGNSGGGQRGGSSEQHAEAGRQSHKND; the protein is encoded by the coding sequence ATGGATCCCGAGCGTCAGCGCGAGATCGCCAGCGAGGGTGGACGCGCCGCGCACGAGAGCGGCAACGCCCACGAGTTCACATCCGAGGAAGCCCGCGAGGCCGGCCGCAAGGGCGGCGAGGCCGTCAGCCAGGACCGTGAGCACATGGCCGAGATCGGCCGCAAGGGGGGCGAGGCCTCCCACGGCGGCGGGAACGGCGGTGGCGGCAACGGCGGCGGTCAGGGCGGCAACCAGGGTGGTGGCGGCCAGGGCGGTGGGAACAGCGGCGGGGGCCAGGGTGGCGGCGGAAATAGCGGCGGCCAGGGTGGTGGCGGCGGGGGCAACAGTGGGGGCGGCCAGCGCGGCGGCTCCAGTGAGCAGCATGCCGAAGCCGGACGCCAGAGCCACAAGAACGACTGA
- a CDS encoding family 1 glycosylhydrolase: MLLFPPDPFQGAPAPPRPLALWAGVEPTVSRVGDDLMDQLALSGFDTRLEDVDRLASLGVQAVRFPLLWERTAPDGLDRADWRWADARLARLTERGVAPILGLVHHGSGPVHTNLLDPGFEQGLTEYARAVAQRYTDVTAFTPVNEPLTTARFSGLYGHWYPHGRDEQSFWLALKHELRATVLSMQAIREVTPNAQLVQTEDLGRVFSTPLLADQAEFENERRWLTFDLLLGRVTPDHPMWGYLLWCGATPGELEWFQEHRCPPDVLGLNVYVTSERFLDERVERYPNHAHGSNGRVTYADVEAVRVRGARLGVCLERLREAHARYGLPLAITETHLDCTREEQLRWLLDCWQDARQAREEGVDVRALTAWAAFGAYEWNSLLTRRDGYYESGLWDVRAPVPRPTALVTLARELAAGQAPSHPVLAGPGWWRRPGRLLYPPEGEVTGEDVQGPPILITGATGTLGQAFARACVERGLPHVLCSRAQLDIADPASVRSALDHWRPWAVINAAGYVRVDDAEGDPRNERENAHGPAVLARACAGRGVSLLTFSSDLVFDGRKDGPYVEGDRPHPLNAYGRSKCQAEAAVLASHPGALVVRTSAFFGPWDEHNFAHVVRRELSAGRRMPVASDQTVSPTYVPHLTRAALDLLIDGAAGVWHLANRGAVTWAAWARQVADLLDLDAGLLDAVPAARLGQRAARPRQSVLDSERAWLMPDFECALRQWQAEAPPLPAPDRWDGQRERTRAGSLRV; the protein is encoded by the coding sequence ATGTTGCTGTTTCCGCCCGACCCGTTCCAAGGCGCTCCCGCCCCGCCCCGTCCCCTGGCCCTGTGGGCCGGGGTGGAACCCACGGTCAGCCGGGTGGGGGACGACCTGATGGACCAGCTCGCCCTGAGCGGGTTCGACACGCGGCTGGAGGACGTGGACCGCCTCGCGTCGCTGGGCGTGCAGGCGGTTCGCTTCCCGCTGCTGTGGGAGCGCACGGCGCCGGACGGCCTGGACCGGGCCGACTGGCGCTGGGCCGACGCCCGGCTCGCCCGCCTGACTGAGCGGGGCGTGGCCCCGATCCTGGGTCTGGTGCATCACGGCAGCGGGCCGGTGCACACCAACCTGCTGGACCCGGGCTTCGAGCAGGGCCTGACCGAGTACGCCCGGGCGGTCGCGCAGCGGTACACGGACGTGACCGCCTTCACGCCCGTGAACGAGCCGCTGACCACCGCCCGGTTTTCCGGCCTGTACGGTCACTGGTACCCGCACGGCCGGGACGAGCAGAGTTTCTGGTTGGCGCTGAAGCACGAGCTGCGCGCCACGGTACTGAGCATGCAGGCGATCCGGGAGGTGACCCCCAACGCGCAGCTCGTGCAGACCGAGGACCTGGGCCGCGTGTTCAGCACGCCGCTGCTGGCCGATCAGGCCGAGTTCGAGAACGAGCGGCGCTGGCTGACCTTCGACCTGCTGCTCGGGCGGGTCACGCCCGACCATCCCATGTGGGGCTACCTGCTGTGGTGCGGCGCGACGCCCGGGGAACTGGAATGGTTCCAGGAGCACCGCTGCCCGCCGGACGTGCTGGGCCTGAACGTGTACGTCACCAGCGAACGCTTCCTGGACGAGCGGGTGGAGCGCTACCCCAACCACGCGCACGGCAGCAACGGGCGCGTCACGTACGCGGACGTGGAGGCGGTGCGGGTGCGCGGCGCGCGCCTGGGCGTGTGCCTGGAACGCCTGCGTGAAGCGCACGCCCGGTACGGCCTGCCGCTCGCGATCACGGAAACACACCTGGACTGCACCCGCGAGGAACAGCTGCGCTGGCTGCTGGACTGCTGGCAGGATGCCCGGCAGGCCCGGGAGGAAGGCGTGGACGTGCGGGCCCTGACCGCCTGGGCGGCCTTCGGCGCGTACGAGTGGAACAGCCTGCTGACCCGCCGGGACGGTTACTACGAGAGCGGCCTGTGGGACGTGCGCGCCCCCGTGCCCCGCCCGACGGCCCTGGTGACCCTGGCGCGGGAACTGGCGGCCGGGCAGGCGCCGTCCCACCCGGTGCTGGCCGGCCCGGGCTGGTGGCGCCGCCCTGGACGGCTGCTGTACCCGCCGGAAGGCGAGGTGACCGGGGAGGACGTGCAGGGTCCGCCCATCCTGATCACCGGCGCGACCGGCACGCTGGGACAGGCCTTCGCGCGGGCCTGCGTGGAGCGGGGCCTGCCGCACGTGCTGTGCTCCCGCGCGCAACTGGACATCGCCGACCCGGCCTCCGTGCGCTCCGCATTGGATCACTGGCGGCCCTGGGCAGTCATCAACGCTGCCGGGTACGTGCGGGTGGACGACGCCGAGGGGGACCCGCGCAACGAACGGGAGAACGCGCACGGGCCGGCCGTCCTGGCCCGCGCCTGCGCCGGGCGGGGCGTCTCGCTGCTGACCTTCTCCAGCGACCTGGTGTTCGACGGCCGCAAGGACGGCCCTTACGTGGAAGGGGACCGGCCGCACCCTCTGAACGCCTATGGCCGCAGCAAATGCCAGGCGGAGGCGGCGGTCCTCGCGTCCCATCCGGGCGCGCTGGTCGTGCGCACCAGCGCCTTCTTCGGACCCTGGGACGAGCACAACTTCGCGCACGTGGTGCGCCGGGAGCTGAGCGCCGGGCGGCGCATGCCGGTCGCCAGTGACCAGACCGTGTCCCCCACCTACGTGCCGCACCTGACCCGCGCCGCGCTGGACCTGCTGATCGACGGCGCGGCGGGCGTGTGGCATCTGGCAAACCGGGGCGCCGTGACCTGGGCCGCATGGGCGCGGCAGGTGGCCGACCTGCTGGACCTGGACGCCGGCCTGCTGGACGCCGTGCCCGCCGCGCGCCTGGGCCAGCGGGCTGCGCGGCCCCGTCAGAGCGTGCTGGACAGTGAACGCGCCTGGCTGATGCCGGACTTCGAGTGCGCCCTGCGGCAGTGGCAGGCCGAGGCCCCGCCCCTTCCCGCCCCGGACCGCTGGGATGGGCAGCGCGAGCGGACCCGGGCCGGTTCCCTCAGGGTGTAA
- a CDS encoding ATP-binding protein → MTRDALPSGSAPAVADDQITVLEARIQALQASAEQTLALFLEAPQAAFLVTPQGRIVQANLAGAALLGSGAHVLKGRPLSASVAPSSQAALAALLGRVFGGQGRQTAEVQLAAPQGTPLHVLLTAAPHLRDGEGEPLCQISVTDVSAFKAAHQVLLETTQQQDLHLQQLAARHRQLGEEFRMLTLTSERILSGAVDRAQTLLTQAGTETDPDKRQGMLGDASAALHQTQTVLDAVKGYMQARAMRTRVRAVDLNRVLRDVLRDTAAQTAGRHVQVTPTALPTVQGDVQVLRLILHEYVTNALKFTRPRATAELRFLLQETGTEYWVGLQDNGVGFNMRQKDRIFELFGRLHAPETYEGTGLGLAVVRQLCERCGGRAWAEGKVDQGATFWFAWPKAPRPG, encoded by the coding sequence ATGACGCGGGACGCCCTCCCCTCCGGGTCTGCCCCGGCCGTGGCCGATGACCAGATCACGGTGCTCGAAGCCCGCATCCAGGCCCTTCAGGCCTCGGCCGAGCAGACCCTCGCCCTGTTCCTCGAAGCGCCCCAGGCCGCGTTTCTCGTGACGCCGCAGGGCCGGATCGTGCAGGCCAACCTGGCCGGCGCGGCCCTGCTGGGCTCAGGTGCGCACGTCCTCAAAGGCCGCCCGCTGTCCGCGTCGGTCGCCCCGTCCAGCCAGGCGGCGCTGGCGGCCCTGCTGGGCCGGGTCTTCGGCGGACAGGGCCGCCAGACGGCCGAAGTGCAGCTCGCCGCGCCTCAGGGTACGCCCCTGCACGTTCTGCTCACCGCGGCCCCGCACCTCCGTGACGGCGAGGGGGAGCCGCTGTGCCAGATCAGCGTCACGGACGTCAGCGCCTTCAAAGCCGCGCATCAGGTGCTGCTGGAAACCACGCAGCAGCAGGACCTTCACCTGCAGCAGCTCGCCGCCCGGCACCGCCAGCTCGGCGAGGAATTCCGGATGCTGACCCTGACCTCCGAACGGATCCTGAGCGGCGCCGTGGACCGCGCCCAGACCCTGCTGACGCAGGCCGGCACCGAGACCGACCCTGACAAGCGTCAGGGGATGCTGGGGGACGCCAGCGCGGCCCTGCACCAGACGCAGACCGTCCTGGATGCCGTCAAGGGGTACATGCAGGCCCGCGCCATGCGGACGCGGGTGCGCGCCGTGGACCTCAACCGGGTGCTGCGCGACGTGCTGCGCGACACGGCGGCGCAGACCGCCGGCCGCCACGTTCAGGTCACGCCCACCGCCCTGCCCACGGTGCAGGGGGACGTCCAGGTCCTGCGCCTGATCTTGCACGAATACGTCACGAACGCCCTGAAGTTCACCCGGCCACGCGCCACCGCCGAACTGCGCTTCCTGCTGCAGGAGACCGGCACGGAGTACTGGGTGGGCCTTCAGGACAACGGCGTGGGCTTCAACATGCGCCAGAAAGACCGCATCTTCGAACTGTTCGGCCGCCTGCACGCCCCGGAAACGTACGAGGGCACCGGCCTGGGGCTGGCGGTCGTGCGGCAGCTGTGCGAACGCTGCGGCGGCCGCGCCTGGGCGGAAGGGAAGGTGGACCAGGGCGCCACCTTCTGGTTCGCCTGGCCCAAGGCGCCGCGCCCGGGCTGA